The Atribacterota bacterium genome contains a region encoding:
- a CDS encoding redoxin domain-containing protein has translation MIKLKNKRTTFSNFFRICMITLFVSVLFFASSPVLAQYNTGSPVPDFALETLDEEVYQLNQFSNKQQHLILCFVHSNEPSSIAKLEDMVNFFNDYQPRESYQIIAIICQDELIEVIQERLFNLKEKTEIPLIILLDVDGKVNASYEIESYPTILLLRSDLYVRKVYSRFTTRQEASFYQYLKFIFTSQKINNKSSGCDGGVCPPPPGFE, from the coding sequence ATGATAAAATTAAAGAACAAAAGAACAACTTTTAGTAATTTCTTCAGAATATGTATGATAACTCTTTTTGTTTCTGTTCTCTTTTTTGCTTCCAGTCCTGTTCTGGCTCAATACAATACCGGTTCACCGGTACCAGATTTTGCCCTGGAGACACTGGATGAAGAAGTCTATCAGCTTAACCAATTTTCAAATAAACAACAGCATCTTATACTTTGTTTTGTACATAGCAATGAGCCTTCCTCTATTGCTAAATTAGAGGATATGGTAAATTTCTTTAACGATTACCAGCCTCGGGAAAGTTATCAGATTATTGCCATTATCTGCCAGGATGAGCTTATAGAAGTGATACAGGAAAGGCTATTTAACCTGAAAGAAAAAACAGAAATACCTCTTATTATCCTGTTGGATGTAGATGGAAAAGTAAATGCCAGCTATGAGATTGAAAGCTATCCTACTATACTCTTACTAAGATCAGACCTATATGTCAGAAAGGTATATAGCCGCTTTACAACCAGGCAGGAAGCTAGCTTCTATCAATACCTAAAATTTATCTTTACCTCTCAAAAAATTAATAATAAAAGCAGTGGTTGCGATGGCGGAGTCTGCCCTCCCCCTCCAGGATTTGAATAA
- a CDS encoding NifB/NifX family molybdenum-iron cluster-binding protein encodes MKIVISTDSGLVSEHFGRCPVFTIAEIEDGKVLKMEEINNPGHQPGFLPAFLAEKGVKYIICGGMGNRAQVLFAEKGITPVIGVSGKINKVVNEFVEGRLQGGVSSCKPGAGKGYGIEKEECTHSDNH; translated from the coding sequence ATGAAGATAGTTATTTCTACTGATTCTGGTCTAGTATCAGAACATTTCGGAAGATGTCCCGTCTTTACCATTGCAGAAATTGAAGATGGAAAGGTTTTAAAGATGGAAGAAATAAATAATCCCGGGCATCAACCAGGATTTTTACCTGCTTTTCTTGCTGAGAAGGGTGTAAAATATATAATTTGTGGAGGTATGGGGAATAGAGCGCAGGTGCTATTTGCGGAAAAAGGAATTACTCCTGTTATCGGAGTGAGCGGTAAGATAAATAAGGTAGTTAATGAATTTGTAGAGGGAAGATTACAGGGGGGAGTTTCTTCTTGTAAGCCTGGAGCAGGAAAGGGTTATGGTATAGAAAAAGAAGAATGTACTCATTCTGATAATCATTAA
- a CDS encoding DUF1573 domain-containing protein has translation MSFISRKQIIILFAICVLLINLAGCSKTKQAKLVLSEENWHYGEVMPDQIVSHQFTLKNEGEDKLIIESVYSSCACVSLELSEKEIPAGGETQLKTTFDPYGYEGDVSKYITIKSNDPEHPEKKIDLTITVARLPNPDIKLSQQTFVLGNISGQEQSVLQFTITNTGDADLVIEDIVVEDIFSHNLKLPLTMSPGKHYQAEVYLSTSQLKEGKFRKAIRIMTNDPQNPMVFLRISGIRS, from the coding sequence ATGTCTTTTATTAGTAGAAAACAAATAATTATTTTATTTGCTATTTGTGTACTGTTAATAAATTTAGCCGGTTGCAGTAAGACTAAACAGGCAAAATTGGTATTATCAGAAGAAAACTGGCATTACGGAGAGGTTATGCCTGATCAGATAGTCTCTCATCAATTTACTTTAAAAAATGAGGGGGAAGATAAACTAATTATTGAATCGGTTTATTCATCCTGTGCCTGTGTCAGCCTGGAGCTGAGTGAAAAAGAGATACCAGCTGGAGGAGAAACCCAACTTAAAACTACCTTTGATCCTTATGGTTATGAAGGAGATGTCAGCAAGTATATTACCATTAAATCCAATGACCCAGAGCATCCAGAAAAAAAAATTGATTTGACTATCACCGTCGCAAGACTTCCTAATCCAGATATAAAACTATCACAGCAGACCTTTGTTCTAGGAAATATTAGCGGACAAGAACAATCTGTTCTTCAATTTACCATTACTAATACCGGCGACGCCGATCTAGTGATTGAAGATATAGTTGTAGAAGATATATTCAGTCATAATCTGAAATTACCCCTTACCATGTCCCCAGGAAAGCATTATCAGGCAGAGGTATACCTCTCTACCAGCCAGTTGAAAGAGGGAAAGTTCCGTAAAGCAATACGCATTATGACCAATGATCCTCAAAATCCAATGGTATTCTTACGCATAAGCGGGATTAGGTCTTAA
- a CDS encoding ATP-binding protein, producing MIISVASGKGGTGKTTIAVNLALALAGDQKNNVHFLDCDVEEPNAHLFLNPLIKKRESIKIPVPEIDNQKCNYCGKCAQVCVYNAIAVTKDKVLVFPELCHGCGACTLFCPQKAINEEGREIGILEEGKSGSISFIGGRLNIGEPMAPPIIKKIKKVGIEKYKNRENEDIKIKKQYILLIDAPPGTSCPVIESIKGSDYTILVSEPTPFGLHDLVLTVEVLQKLQIPHGVVLNKCDIGNHKVEDYCKENDIPILLFLPLDKEIAIAYSKGMPIVNLNRSYKQNFIQLFQNISEQYKIV from the coding sequence ATGATTATTTCGGTTGCTAGCGGTAAAGGTGGTACTGGTAAAACCACTATTGCGGTTAATCTGGCTTTAGCTTTAGCTGGAGATCAAAAGAATAATGTTCATTTTCTAGATTGTGATGTAGAGGAACCCAATGCCCATCTTTTTTTAAATCCATTGATAAAGAAAAGAGAGTCAATTAAAATTCCTGTTCCTGAAATTGACAATCAAAAATGTAATTATTGTGGTAAATGTGCCCAGGTATGTGTTTATAATGCTATCGCGGTGACTAAGGATAAGGTTTTGGTTTTTCCTGAATTGTGCCATGGTTGTGGGGCATGTACTCTATTTTGTCCCCAAAAGGCAATCAATGAAGAAGGTAGAGAGATAGGAATATTAGAGGAGGGCAAATCAGGTTCTATTAGTTTTATTGGGGGAAGGTTAAATATTGGAGAGCCGATGGCACCGCCTATAATCAAGAAAATTAAGAAGGTAGGTATAGAAAAATATAAGAATAGGGAAAACGAAGATATAAAGATAAAAAAACAATATATTTTACTTATTGACGCACCTCCGGGAACTTCCTGTCCGGTTATCGAATCGATAAAAGGTAGTGATTATACTATATTGGTTTCTGAGCCGACTCCTTTTGGATTGCACGATCTTGTATTAACTGTGGAAGTGCTCCAAAAGTTACAGATTCCTCATGGTGTGGTTTTGAATAAGTGTGATATCGGAAACCATAAAGTAGAGGATTATTGTAAGGAAAATGATATTCCTATCTTACTTTTTCTCCCTCTGGATAAAGAGATTGCCATAGCTTATTCCAAAGGTATGCCTATAGTAAATTTGAATCGTTCTTATAAACAGAATTTTATCCAGCTTTTTCAAAATATTAGCGAACAGTATAAGATTGTTTAG
- a CDS encoding ATP-binding protein produces the protein MKEIVIISGKGGTGKTVLAASIAALAKNKVMGDCDVDASNLYLLLHPEVTEKHDFYAGLIPAIDLSKCNQCGLCQELCRFEAIKISQEQTVIDFVSCEGCGLCALVCPQQAIQMNENHCGEWYLSETKYGLLIYARLGIAEENSGKLVALVRQNAQEVAKKKNLELIIIDGPPGIGCPLIASISGANLAIVVTEPTLSGIHDLERVIKVTQHFGVKVVVIINKYDLNLENSSRIEEFCAQNSISVGGKIHFDNVITEALVKGLPVVEYSDNKVTKEIRNIWRKVF, from the coding sequence ATGAAAGAGATTGTTATCATTAGTGGCAAGGGTGGGACAGGTAAGACGGTTCTCGCTGCCAGTATTGCAGCTTTAGCAAAAAATAAGGTAATGGGAGATTGTGATGTAGATGCCTCTAATCTTTACCTCTTACTTCATCCTGAGGTAACAGAGAAACATGATTTTTATGCCGGACTAATACCAGCTATTGATTTATCGAAATGCAATCAATGTGGTCTATGCCAGGAATTATGCCGTTTTGAAGCCATTAAAATATCCCAGGAGCAGACCGTTATTGACTTTGTTTCTTGCGAAGGATGTGGTTTGTGTGCCCTGGTTTGTCCTCAACAGGCTATTCAAATGAACGAAAATCATTGTGGTGAATGGTATCTTTCTGAAACAAAATATGGTCTTTTGATTTATGCTAGATTAGGTATAGCAGAAGAAAATTCTGGGAAATTAGTTGCTTTAGTCCGTCAGAATGCTCAAGAAGTTGCCAAGAAAAAGAATCTAGAATTAATTATCATAGATGGACCTCCAGGAATCGGTTGTCCACTAATAGCTTCTATCAGTGGTGCTAATTTAGCGATAGTGGTTACTGAACCAACCCTTTCGGGGATACATGATCTAGAAAGAGTGATAAAAGTTACCCAGCATTTTGGAGTGAAGGTAGTAGTAATAATTAATAAATATGATCTTAATTTAGAAAACTCTTCCAGAATAGAAGAGTTTTGTGCACAAAATAGTATTTCAGTAGGTGGTAAAATACATTTTGATAATGTAATTACCGAAGCACTGGTAAAGGGATTACCAGTAGTAGAGTACAGTGATAATAAAGTGACTAAAGAGATAAGGAATATCTGGCGAAAAGTATTTTAG
- a CDS encoding NifB/NifX family molybdenum-iron cluster-binding protein, whose translation MKIAITSNGPDLKSQVDPRFGRCAYFILIDTDSGKFEAVENSAAQGMGGVGIQSGQIMADRGVKAVLTGNCGPNAFQTLQAAGIEVITGVVGTVQEALDKFKSGDFQAVSHPNVSPHSGIKRDR comes from the coding sequence ATGAAAATAGCAATTACCTCTAATGGTCCAGACTTAAAATCGCAGGTAGATCCTCGATTTGGAAGATGTGCTTACTTTATTTTAATAGATACTGATAGTGGAAAATTTGAAGCAGTAGAAAATAGTGCAGCCCAAGGTATGGGAGGAGTAGGGATACAGTCAGGTCAAATAATGGCTGATAGAGGAGTAAAAGCAGTATTAACCGGAAATTGCGGTCCCAATGCCTTTCAAACTCTACAAGCTGCTGGCATAGAAGTGATTACTGGTGTAGTGGGTACAGTTCAGGAGGCGTTAGATAAGTTTAAATCAGGTGATTTCCAAGCAGTTTCTCATCCCAATGTTTCTCCTCATTCTGGCATAAAAAGGGATAGATAA
- a CDS encoding radical SAM protein — MLTFGPIPSRRLGRSLGINNIPPKICTYACVYCQIGKTSHMKVEPQTFYPPDQIFAEVQEKINKSKEKGETIDYLTFVPDGEPTLDINLGKEIKLIKSLGIKIAVISNSSLIDQKQVRENLKEVDLISLKVDSVEEEIWRKINRPHKKLHLDNILNGILEFARTFDGEIITETMLIQNINDDSQHIERVADFLARLNPGRAYLSMPIRPPAKRWVLAPSQEVINQSYNIFKKRINQVEYLIGYEGNAFAFTGEVEEDILSITSVHPMREEALKDFLKRAKSDWSVILKLINKGQLVEIEFEGNRFYLRKLSAKS; from the coding sequence ATGCTTACCTTTGGTCCAATTCCTTCCCGACGTTTAGGACGTAGTTTAGGAATAAATAATATTCCCCCCAAAATATGTACTTATGCCTGTGTATATTGTCAGATAGGAAAAACTTCTCATATGAAGGTGGAGCCACAAACTTTTTATCCTCCTGATCAGATTTTTGCTGAGGTTCAAGAAAAAATAAATAAGAGTAAAGAAAAAGGAGAAACTATTGATTATCTTACTTTTGTACCAGATGGAGAGCCTACTTTAGATATTAATTTGGGTAAAGAAATTAAATTAATAAAATCTTTAGGTATTAAAATAGCTGTTATTAGCAATAGTTCACTTATAGATCAGAAACAAGTAAGAGAGAATTTAAAGGAAGTAGATTTGATTTCTTTGAAGGTAGATTCTGTAGAAGAGGAGATATGGAGAAAGATTAATCGACCGCATAAAAAGTTGCATTTAGATAACATTTTAAATGGTATATTAGAATTTGCCCGAACTTTTGATGGGGAAATAATAACCGAAACAATGTTAATTCAAAATATTAATGATGATAGCCAACATATAGAGAGAGTAGCTGATTTTTTAGCCCGGCTTAATCCAGGTAGGGCCTATTTATCAATGCCTATTCGACCACCAGCAAAGAGATGGGTTCTAGCACCATCACAAGAAGTAATTAATCAGAGCTATAATATCTTTAAAAAAAGAATTAATCAGGTAGAATATCTTATCGGTTATGAGGGAAATGCTTTTGCCTTTACTGGTGAAGTAGAAGAAGATATTTTAAGTATCACCTCAGTTCATCCTATGAGAGAAGAGGCACTGAAGGATTTTTTAAAACGGGCTAAATCTGATTGGTCGGTTATCCTTAAATTAATTAATAAAGGTCAATTAGTTGAAATAGAATTTGAAGGAAACAGATTTTATTTAAGAAAATTAAGTGCTAAAAGCTGA
- a CDS encoding PLP-dependent aminotransferase family protein codes for MPSVKNEILFSKLAQQSKASSIREILKIIQSSDVISLAGGMPDPVTFPAEEIKEICIKILANNSSLALQYSSTEGLLKLREFLAQWLEMDAKKFTTDNIIITSGSQQGLDLVSKALLDPGDIVMVELPSYLAALNAFRSYGAEIIGIPMDEDGMSMEIFKDKLATIKSKGKKAKFVYTISNFQNPAGVTMSLLRRKKLLEIAKNYNLIIVEDNPYDKIRFEGTPLPSIFSLDHEGYVINLGTFSKILCPGLRLAWVSGHKEIIEKIIILKQATDLCTSILNQLIAYEYCNEGLIDKNIESNVLIYKKKRDVMVESLGKYFPAEASWTKPEGGFFVFVTLPEYLDTDTMLYEAIKEKVAYVSGSSFYANGKGKNTMRLSFCYPSLEDIEEGVKRLARVITNYSSSPKGRNGN; via the coding sequence ATGCCATCAGTTAAAAATGAAATATTATTTTCAAAGTTAGCGCAGCAGAGTAAAGCTTCCTCAATTAGAGAGATCTTGAAAATTATTCAGAGTTCCGATGTAATATCTTTAGCAGGTGGAATGCCTGATCCGGTAACATTTCCGGCAGAGGAAATAAAAGAGATATGCATAAAAATATTGGCTAATAATAGCTCTCTCGCTTTACAGTATAGCAGTACAGAAGGATTACTGAAATTAAGAGAATTTTTAGCTCAATGGTTAGAAATGGATGCTAAAAAATTTACTACAGATAATATTATTATAACTTCTGGTTCACAACAGGGTTTGGATTTAGTTAGCAAAGCGCTCTTAGATCCCGGCGATATAGTTATGGTAGAATTACCCAGCTATTTAGCAGCATTAAATGCTTTTCGCAGTTATGGAGCCGAGATAATTGGAATTCCGATGGATGAAGATGGTATGAGTATGGAAATATTTAAAGATAAGCTGGCTACAATTAAAAGCAAGGGTAAGAAGGCTAAGTTCGTTTATACAATTTCAAATTTTCAAAATCCTGCTGGTGTTACTATGTCCTTACTTCGCAGGAAAAAACTTCTGGAAATTGCAAAAAATTATAATCTTATTATTGTAGAAGATAATCCTTATGATAAAATCCGATTTGAAGGGACTCCGCTTCCCTCGATATTTTCTTTAGATCATGAAGGTTATGTAATAAATTTAGGTACTTTTTCTAAAATACTATGTCCTGGTTTGAGGTTAGCCTGGGTTTCCGGTCATAAAGAAATAATTGAAAAGATTATTATTTTAAAACAGGCAACTGACCTATGTACTTCTATTCTTAATCAATTGATTGCTTATGAATATTGCAATGAGGGATTAATTGATAAGAACATAGAGTCAAATGTCTTAATTTATAAGAAGAAACGAGATGTAATGGTAGAATCTTTAGGAAAATATTTTCCAGCAGAAGCCTCCTGGACTAAACCAGAAGGAGGATTTTTTGTATTTGTGACTCTTCCTGAATACCTAGATACAGATACCATGCTTTATGAGGCAATAAAAGAGAAAGTAGCCTATGTCAGTGGCTCATCGTTCTATGCCAATGGAAAAGGAAAAAATACTATGAGGTTATCATTCTGTTATCCTAGTTTAGAAGATATTGAGGAGGGGGTTAAGAGATTAGCCAGAGTTATTACTAATTATTCTTCCTCTCCGAAAGGTAGGAATGGTAATTAA